GGTAGAGTGGAAAGACCCAATTGGTTGATAAATGGTTTCAGGCAAGCTATTCAAGACACCGACTTGGTGGATATTCACATGGAAGGTCATAGGTTCACTTGGTTTAGAAGTCTGGGAACTGACAGAGCAGTAGAAGAAAAAATTGACAGAATTATGGCAAACAGAGCTTGGTTGTCTTTATTCCAGTTTGCGAATGCGCATTGCCTCTCAGCTATTACGTCGGATCACTACCCTATTTTGCTTCGATGTGAGAAAGATCTTATTCCTAATCGGACGCAGTTGGGCTTCCGCTTTGAAAATGCTTAGTTAGCCGAACCAGGTTTCGACGATCTTGTGCGCGAGCAATGGGACAGTCTTGACAATCTGCCATTATTAGATAAGCTGGAGCAGAATGGAGAAATTCTGCAGAACTGGGGCAAATCCAATTGGCACAAGATCGGGAAAGAAATTTACAAACTTCACAGGAAGATAAATCAAACTCGAATTAACGTCGGGCATGATAATGTTAATTACTTTACAGCTCTTAAAAGGCGCATGAATTCCCTTCTAGTAAAATATGATGCTTATTGGAAACAGAGAGCAAAAGTTCACTGGTACAAAGACGGTGATCTTAATACTCGGTTTTTCCACATTGCCGCTACTTGCAGGAAGAAAGTGAATACTATCAAGTCTCTCACAAACAGTACCGGGGAAACTAAAAGGCGACAGAGGACATGTGCACCATAGCTCACGATTATTTTTCTGACCTTTTTCAGATGCAGCCAAGTTCTCGTGATAAGGTTCTGCAGGCTATTAATCCCTCCTTAACTGAATACGATAACAACATGCTGACAGCCCCGTTCTTTATTGAGGAATTTTGTGAAGCTACTTTTGCTATGGAAGACGACAAAAGTCCCGGACCCGATGGTTACAATCCTGGTTTTTATCAACATTTCTAGGATAAGTGTGAATCGGATATTGTTAATGCTGCTGTTTCGTGGTTAGAGCTCGATGTTTTCCCCCAAACCTCTACAAGACAAATATTACTCTTATTCCTAAAGGAGAAGTGCAAACATCCTTAAAAGACTAGATACCGATTGCTTTATGTAATGTGGTATACAAGATTATTGCCAAGGTCCTCGCAAACAGGTTGAAAAGAGTGCTTCAtaagtgcatttctgaaaaccAGTCAGCCTTTGTACCTGGTAGATCCATTCTAGATAACGCCATGGCGGCAATCGAAGTAATTCATCATATGAAGGATAAGACCAAAGGTAAGGTCGGCGATATTGCTTTAAAGCTCGACATTAGTAAAGCTTATGACAGGATCGACTGGATTTATTTAAGGGAGATTCTTTCTACCATGGGATTCAGCCAAAAATGGGTTAAATGGATTATGCTCTGTGTAGAAACAGTATATTACTCGGTGAATTTAAATGGTAATAAGGTCGGGCCAATCATCACGGGTAGAGGTTTGAGGCAAGGGGATCCCCTATTCCCGTATCTGTTTATCATTTGTTCTGAAGGCCTTACCGCCCTGATCAAGATGGCAGAAGCAAGAGGGGATGTACAcggataaaaaatttataaaaatgctCCAATTATATCCCATTTACTATTTGCAGatgattgttttttgtttttcaaagctGCTCACAAAGAAGctattgaaattaaaaatatcCTTGTCACTTATGAAGAGGCGTCGGGTCAATCTATCAACTTGCAAAAATCTGAACTATTCTGCAGTAGGAACGTTTCTACGGAGATAAAAGATATGTTGGCGGATACTTTAGGGGTTCGACAAGTGTTAGGGACGGCTAATTACCTTGGTGTTCCTTCTATGATTGGTAGAAGCAGGAAAGGAACTTTCAAGTATATCAAAGACAGAGTTTGGAAAAAGTTAAACTCCTGGAGTAGCAGAAGTCTTTCTCAAGCAGGTAGAGAAACCCTCATCAAGTCCGTGATACAAGCTATTCCTTCATATATTATGAGTATCTTTTTACTACCTCCATCTTTAAGTGACGAGCTCGAGATAATGATGAATTCTTTTTGGTGGGGCCATAACCGGAATATAGGAAAAGGTCTTAATTGGCTATCCTGGGATAAATTGTCTATATCTAAGAGAAACAAAGGTATGGGTTTTAGAAATCTCAGTGCTTTCAACTATGCAATGTTAGGTAAACAGGCTTGGAACATTATGACAAATCCTGATAATCTTGTTACTAAACTGTTTAAAGCGAGATATTTTCCCAACTGTGATTTTCTGGATTCAGGCATTGGGCACAACCCAAGCTACGTTTGGAGGAGTGTATGGAGTTCTAAATTTTTGATTCGAGGAGGGTATAAGTGGAGCATTGGGTCGGGAGAAAATATTCCTGTCTGGGTCAGAATTGGTTACATGACGACACCTCTTTGATCAATCCGTGGCCAAACAGCCCAATTATTACCAGGCTGAAAGTTACGGACTTAATGAGCACAAATTTTAAGTCGTGGTCTCCCGATATGATTCTTCCTTTAGTAGGGAGGGCTGCTGCGGACAAAGTCTTTCATACCCCGTTATTCGAAGCGGTCCACGTGGATATAATGACTTGGAAGTTTGAAGGAAGTGGTATTTACTCCGCAAGGAGTGCGTACCGTTATTGTATAAACAAAGTTATAGATACCTCTCACCTCACAGCAGATGGGAACTGGGATTTACTTCGGAGTCTGGTGATTCCCCCAAGAGTAAAAAAAATTTTGTGGCGGCTATGTAGAAACTCAATTCCCACCCAAATTCGGCTTAAAGATAAAGGTATTGATTGCCCGAATACGTGTGGCATTTGCGGTTTGGAGGAAGAGAGCTATCATCACCTTTTCTTCCATTGTTCTAAAAGCTTGGAGTGTTGGAATAGTGTGGGGTTATGGTCGAAATTAAATCCTATGCTGAATTTTCAAACTCTTGTAGCTTCGATTGTGTTCTCCTTTTTGCAGGTTGCCAACCAAGAGGAACAACACTTTCTCTACAGTCTTATGGAGTCTTTGGAAGTGTAGGAATAATCTGATATGGAATCAATTGGAAGAATCCACAGACAATATATGTAATCGAGCTATGAATCTTTTATTCGGCTGGAGAAATGCTCAGACAACAAAGAACTCCTTTAAATCCCAATCAAATAGTTCTGCTGATTTGTCTTGGAGCAAGCCGGTGCTTGGGCGTCTCAAATGTAACATTGATGCCTCATTTTCTAACAACAAAGTGGGCATTGATGCATGTATTAGAGACGATAAGGGTTCTTTTATCGCAGCCAGAACATAGTGGTTTTCCCCCATTACTGAAGTTGCTGTAGGGGAAGCTATGGGGCTCCTTTCTTCTATCAAATGGGTGCATGAGCTTGGTTACGATAACGTGGATTTTGAGTTAGATGCTAAAAGCGTTGAGGATAATGTGAATAGGATCCTTCCAAACAATACGGATTGTGGTGCTATTACTTTAGAATGTAAGCGCGTTCTAGCATCTTTGTttaggaactctcatgttaagttCATTAGAAGACAAACCAATGAAGTTGCTCATGTCTTAGCTAGGGCGACTACATCTTTAGCTAATTTTCATGTTTTTACCGATGTACCAACATGTATTCTCCctcttattattaatgaaatgaagTAAGTGttttttctctaaaaaaaacAAGTGCCTTATTTCCCACACAATCTATGATAAATCACAGAAATGAAATTAATTATTGAATATTGTAGAGAGGATATATGGTTGTAACTATATTGATTGATTACAAGTAGAgagttataatttatttatattgctTTCTTGTTGATAAATTTTTTTGTCATTGGACATTGGCCGTTGAAATACAAGTGTAATTTAAAGTCTTACattgtttgaaaaaatagaagTTAAACACTTTATAAATGAGATAACTCATATACTTATGTCTTAAAATTTAGATGAATATATAATAAAAGTATCTCTTATTTATATGTTATCGAGTTTAACCCATTATCGATGCTCTTCCACATGACCTATCATAGTCACCATAGCAATtggaaatttcttcacccacctcctaaccttcttgcccacccctggtgaatttaccacaataccccttgtttcggaagttcattttcgaaactgtactttttttcttaaaaaaggtgttttcggaaatgtatctccgaaaacgtgttttttttaatataaaatattgatttcggagatgcatctccgaaataaagttactttttcagaaaatgtggtgtttcggaagttcatctccgaacgcacccccttgggggaattcggaaatgaacttccgaaaatatgtctggacagaagaaaatgaaaaacaacaacaattcgctttatttaatcgggtgaagattacaacgataatattacatataattaaagttacatgttgttgatcacaggtaggtggggatgagtcaacattttgataacgtcgtccgccgatctttgaagtttcgcgtccaactcgatcgggcctttcgaagaaaatcggtcgaacgttgtccacaaaaccgccaaatcttcgtcgttcttgatctcaaaaggtgtgaacttaatgcctccctcgtcgttaagcgatggcgagcggtactcgagcttgacaacctttcgattctcgggatagtgcaaaagcgtgttgagcgacggtatcaactccgcaaacggcgtgtcgcgcgagaagcgaaattggaacggcatcgggtagccggtttcaaagtagacgaatgctaggtgggggtaggtttgtgtcatttgtgttttgtggtgtgaagaggatgaagaagagtgtgtatttatagacttattggagcattgatggcctaacaaaccttatcctgcctcaggggacatttcggaaatgaacttccgaaaataggaggcagactagcatatttcggaagttcatttccgaattatgcagaaacagacataaattttgcattttgttgattgcttagtgtgttgtctaaattgaacatatggaattgacattaaccataaattagacaagcaagtcataaaacataattatattataaatgtattgaatcggtccgattttacatgataaacaacaatacatacaaaaaacgatccggaacaaactaaaattcaccgaaccaatcggtggatcctaagtccaaaataggctcattcttcgaccgctctctattttgctcgcgctcttggctcatcatttcttcaaactccgccattcttgaaacaaaaggatccggccaagtctccgcctcatttgaacgatgtgcggtccattgacaacaagtagccggtataggacaccccggtttcaaaaacacttggacgaagtgccgcgatcgtagatacccgatgcatatgattcggcccgacgagtccaacggcggtcgactatgaagtggaaagaaagtctcacttagttcaaacctcgtcaaatcgacgcacaccatatcatatgcacttgctattagatgacccatatcggggaatgacatccacttcgaaaccggagcgataccggtaagtgatggaacaagtgcatcatgaattttcgcaaacttttcttgattttcatatagtcggctgtagatgtcccgatacgaagtcaactccgcaataagttcccgtcggactaaagtgtgattattttcccctttaccgagcaaacccgcaacggcccgatatccacaatttccgtcgcctccaacatcaacgatgttatcgatatatttgtgcataaaaagtggcatctcatcaatgtagacaatgggtgatttttttatcggcggtgtgcgaggtggcttcgaaatacgggcacctttgttaccactacacttggacttaggtgtctcatgaatttccgggaacgatgcatcaacatgttcaaagtaggaaggagatcgttttgttgatgtgtcatcttgtgtaattttggactttttcggtgcacctttagtcttaaccggttgagatggcggtttc
The Vicia villosa cultivar HV-30 ecotype Madison, WI linkage group LG6, Vvil1.0, whole genome shotgun sequence genome window above contains:
- the LOC131614368 gene encoding uncharacterized protein LOC131614368; translated protein: MAAIEVIHHMKDKTKGKVGDIALKLDISKAYDRIDWIYLREILSTMGFSQKWVKWIMLCVETVYYSVNLNGNKVGPIITGRDDCFLFFKAAHKEAIEIKNILVTYEEASGQSINLQKSELFCSRNVSTEIKDMLADTLGVRQVLGTANYLGVPSMIGRSRKGTFKYIKDRVWKKLNSWSSRSLSQAGRETLIKSVIQAIPSYIMSIFLLPPSLSDELEIMMNSFWWGHNRNIGKGLNWLSWDKLSISKRNKGMGFRNLSAFNYAMLGKQAWNIMTNPDNLVTKLFKARYFPNCDFLDSGIGHNPSYVWRSVWSSKFLIRGGLPTKRNNTFSTVLWSLWKCRNNLIWNQLEESTDNICNRAMNLLFGWRNAQTTKNSFKSQSNSSADLSWSKPVLGRLKCNIDASFSNNKVGIDACIRDDKGSFIAART